A region from the Methanomassiliicoccales archaeon genome encodes:
- a CDS encoding sugar phosphate isomerase/epimerase, protein MYSPMRLGAMATLRDHRVISALQLDFLELLVLPNDDLAEVARFCDDFDGELILHAPEELPDGRLIDLSSADHRYREESVRRIREIARAGRDTARPVVVHPGGVSESPVGDTIAITSNLRSSLDLLDDYLWLENMPLHYHHRGRKMHSNLMHVPSEMREVEDLVAGFTIDVSHAYLGVVENGNENVLAMFRELGEAVKHVHLSDAKRPDIEGIMIGEGEMDMGFMSYLRGLPVLLEIWDGHLNGGAGFREALRRLRGK, encoded by the coding sequence ATGTACTCCCCCATGCGCCTGGGAGCCATGGCCACCCTGCGCGATCACCGGGTCATTTCAGCATTACAGTTGGATTTTTTGGAGCTGCTAGTGCTCCCTAATGACGACCTTGCCGAAGTGGCCAGGTTCTGCGATGATTTCGATGGCGAGCTGATACTGCACGCCCCGGAAGAGCTGCCTGACGGCCGTTTGATCGACCTCAGCTCTGCCGATCATAGGTATCGGGAGGAGAGCGTGCGGCGCATCCGGGAAATTGCCCGGGCCGGCAGGGACACCGCTCGGCCAGTGGTAGTGCATCCTGGAGGGGTGAGCGAATCCCCCGTAGGTGACACCATTGCCATCACTTCCAATCTGAGATCGTCCCTGGACCTTCTGGACGATTACCTGTGGTTGGAGAACATGCCTTTGCATTACCATCACCGAGGACGGAAGATGCACTCCAACCTGATGCACGTCCCATCGGAGATGAGGGAGGTAGAAGACCTGGTGGCCGGTTTCACCATTGATGTCTCCCATGCCTATCTGGGGGTAGTGGAGAACGGGAACGAGAACGTCCTCGCGATGTTCCGGGAGCTGGGAGAGGCGGTCAAGCACGTACATCTGTCCGACGCCAAACGGCCGGATATCGAAGGTATCATGATCGGCGAGGGCGAGATGGACATGGGGTTCATGTCCTACCTGCGGGGATTGCCGGTACTGCTCGAAATTTGGGATGGTCACCTTAACGGGGGGGCGGGATTCCGTGAGGCTTTGCGGCGGTTACGCGGAAAATAA